The genomic stretch ACTTCGTTGTAGCCCAGCCAGAGCGGCTTGTACATTTTTGCAGTTACGCCATGGTCTTCTATCAATTGCATGCCCATCTGCGCGGTTCCGCTTCCTGCTGCCCCTACACCCACCCTCTTGCCTTTCAGGTCAGCGTAAGATTTTATGGGCGATTTGGTGGCCACCACGAGGTTGAGGCCTGCACCATGGGTGAAGACAACTGCTTTCTGGGCAGTCATAGGTTTGTTGAAAGGCGGCTCACCCTTGTAAGCCATGAGCGTCACTTTCGAGTCGGGCACGCCGAAGGACGGCTGATTCTTCTCAGCTTTTTCCTGCATGAGCTTTGTCATGGCTGCTGTTCCGCCCGTTGTTTCCACCATCAGCTGCACGTCAGGAACGTACTTGTTGACTACAGCAGTCGTTGCGCCGCCGACAAGGTAGGCAGTTCCTCCTGCACCGGGTGTGTACACGGGTATGACTGTTTTTCCCGCGGCAAAAACAGAAGACGACAAGATGACAACAAATACCGAGACAAGGACGACAGTTCTTAGGTTTCTCATA from Syntrophorhabdales bacterium encodes the following:
- a CDS encoding TAXI family TRAP transporter solute-binding subunit; the encoded protein is MRNLRTVVLVSVFVVILSSSVFAAGKTVIPVYTPGAGGTAYLVGGATTAVVNKYVPDVQLMVETTGGTAAMTKLMQEKAEKNQPSFGVPDSKVTLMAYKGEPPFNKPMTAQKAVVFTHGAGLNLVVATKSPIKSYADLKGKRVGVGAAGSGTAQMGMQLIEDHGVTAKMYKPLWLGYNEVVEGIQDGSIDAGFISGTYPVAAIQQLAFETPIRVIPVDQAVLKKVLPVSPWYYEFVLQPNSYKGITQPTSILVFGSFLSASDKVDADLMYRIMQVLFDHRDELLAVCPGMKEMSLQNATKTIPIPFHPGAVKYYKEKGVMK